From a region of the Williamsia phyllosphaerae genome:
- a CDS encoding 4-(cytidine 5'-diphospho)-2-C-methyl-D-erythritol kinase, with translation MLSVVPRPVTVRVPAKINLHLGVGDLRDDGYHELETVFQAVSLTDEISIVSADARSITVRGDNAAVVPTDHRNLAWAAVDAMAAVTGHSGEVAIEITKGIPVAGGMAGGSADAAAVLVGLARLWRVEPTRDEMYAMAADLGSDVSFSLHGGTALGSGRGENLMSVLSRGEFHWVIAIAGGGLSTPDVYRELDSLRRNESLSRASHPDELMQALAAGDPRRLAPLLRNDLQPAAVSLMPPLRRTLRAGTDAGAIAGIVSGSGPTCVFLCTDSDHAVDVAAELSGAGVCRSVRIASGPVPGARLVDDDQ, from the coding sequence GTGCTCTCCGTCGTTCCCCGCCCGGTCACAGTCCGGGTCCCCGCCAAGATCAACCTGCACCTCGGTGTCGGTGACCTGCGCGATGACGGCTACCACGAGTTGGAGACGGTTTTCCAGGCCGTGTCGCTGACCGATGAGATCTCGATCGTGTCCGCCGACGCACGCAGCATCACCGTTCGCGGCGACAACGCCGCCGTCGTTCCGACCGATCACCGGAACCTGGCGTGGGCGGCCGTCGACGCCATGGCCGCGGTGACCGGACACTCCGGCGAGGTCGCCATCGAGATCACCAAGGGCATACCGGTCGCGGGCGGCATGGCCGGCGGGAGTGCCGACGCCGCCGCCGTGTTGGTCGGCCTGGCCCGGTTGTGGCGCGTCGAACCCACGCGCGACGAGATGTACGCCATGGCCGCCGATCTCGGCAGCGACGTCTCGTTCTCGCTGCACGGCGGTACGGCCCTGGGCAGTGGACGCGGTGAGAACCTGATGAGCGTGCTGTCGCGCGGTGAGTTCCACTGGGTCATCGCGATCGCCGGCGGCGGTCTCAGCACACCGGACGTGTACCGCGAGCTCGACAGTCTGCGCCGCAACGAATCCCTTTCCCGCGCCTCGCATCCGGACGAGCTGATGCAGGCGCTCGCCGCGGGTGACCCGCGTCGGCTCGCGCCACTGCTGCGCAACGACCTGCAGCCGGCCGCGGTGTCGCTGATGCCGCCCCTGCGCCGGACGCTGCGAGCGGGTACCGACGCCGGTGCGATCGCCGGCATCGTCTCGGGTTCCGGGCCGACGTGTGTGTTCCTGTGCACCGACTCCGACCACGCCGTCGACGTCGCCGCCGAACTGTCCGGGGCCGGGGTGTGCCGATCGGTGCGCATCGCCTCGGGTCCGGTTCCCGGCGCGCGGCTCGTCGACGACGACCAATGA
- the rsmA gene encoding 16S rRNA (adenine(1518)-N(6)/adenine(1519)-N(6))-dimethyltransferase RsmA: MSPTPPRLLGPVQVRTLAEELGIRPTKTLGQNFVHDGNTVRRIVAAAGVDSDDVVLEVGPGLGSLTLALLGVVGAVMAVEIDPVLAGALPTTVAEYAPDHADRLTVVEADALSIAADDLPAAPTAVVANLPYNVAVPVLLHLLATFPSIRTVLVMVQLEVAERLAAGPGGRIYGVPSVKARFFGTVKRAGTVGAGVFWPEPKVESGLVRVDRLEMPWATDDATRRPVYAVIDAAFAQRRKTLRAALAGWAGSATEAERRLRAADIDPSLRGERLEVADFVRLAGSS; the protein is encoded by the coding sequence CTGAGTCCCACACCACCGCGTCTGCTCGGGCCGGTCCAGGTCCGGACCCTCGCCGAGGAGCTCGGGATCCGTCCGACCAAGACACTCGGGCAGAACTTCGTCCACGACGGCAACACCGTGCGTCGGATCGTGGCCGCCGCAGGCGTCGACTCCGACGACGTCGTTCTCGAGGTCGGACCGGGATTGGGTTCACTCACCCTGGCGCTGTTGGGCGTCGTCGGTGCGGTGATGGCGGTGGAGATCGATCCGGTGTTGGCGGGGGCATTGCCGACGACGGTGGCAGAGTACGCCCCCGATCACGCCGACCGACTCACCGTCGTCGAGGCCGATGCGCTGAGCATCGCGGCCGACGATCTGCCCGCCGCCCCGACCGCCGTGGTGGCCAACCTCCCGTACAACGTCGCGGTGCCGGTCCTGCTGCATCTCCTCGCCACCTTTCCGTCCATCCGGACCGTGCTGGTGATGGTGCAGCTCGAGGTGGCCGAACGCCTCGCGGCCGGTCCCGGCGGGCGTATCTACGGGGTGCCGAGCGTCAAGGCCCGGTTCTTCGGCACCGTGAAACGGGCCGGAACCGTCGGCGCCGGCGTCTTCTGGCCCGAGCCGAAGGTGGAATCCGGGCTGGTGCGCGTCGACCGCCTCGAGATGCCGTGGGCCACCGACGACGCGACGCGACGTCCGGTCTACGCGGTCATCGACGCCGCCTTCGCCCAGCGCCGCAAGACGTTGCGCGCCGCGCTGGCCGGGTGGGCCGGGTCGGCGACGGAGGCCGAACGCCGACTCCGGGCCGCCGACATCGACCCGTCGCTACGCGGCGAACGCCTCGAGGTGGCCGATTTCGTGCGCCTCGCCGGTTCGTCCTAG
- a CDS encoding resuscitation-promoting factor has protein sequence MSFLARINDSNSTKVRVAIAALLLTLIAGGVMGIAMHKTVTIDVDGKMVTVATMRSSIEDVLADEGYHPVKGDLVSPAPSDGVADGQTITFHRLKTIVLDVDGEKREIKTNAVTVEQALAQQNLAAPSIDVEAPRTETLPVDGAAVAVTLPKKVTLVDAKVRSTPEVAAKTVGELLADLGDPLAGQDVVTPAADTPIAANMAINVTRVRTEEVTETEPLKAPDKETKDPTVITGKKVVKTPGKPGTQNVTYSVTTVNGKETKRVKTGATEVTPAVAAEVNVGTKPGAPFVPVGSVWDQLVQCESTGNWAINTGNGFFGGVQFDQNTWDRWGGQEFAPRADLATREEQIFVAEKTLAAQGWGAWPSCSAKLGLR, from the coding sequence GTGTCTTTTTTAGCCCGAATTAACGATTCCAACTCCACCAAGGTGCGAGTCGCCATCGCGGCGCTGCTGTTGACGCTCATCGCCGGAGGCGTGATGGGGATCGCGATGCACAAGACGGTCACCATCGATGTGGACGGGAAAATGGTCACCGTCGCGACCATGCGGTCGTCGATCGAGGACGTTCTCGCCGATGAGGGCTACCACCCGGTCAAGGGTGATCTCGTGAGCCCCGCGCCGTCGGACGGCGTCGCGGACGGACAGACCATCACCTTCCATCGCCTCAAGACGATCGTTCTCGACGTCGACGGCGAAAAGCGTGAGATCAAGACGAACGCCGTCACCGTGGAGCAGGCCCTCGCGCAGCAGAACCTTGCCGCGCCGTCGATCGACGTGGAGGCCCCGCGCACCGAGACCCTGCCCGTGGACGGTGCCGCCGTGGCGGTCACGCTGCCCAAGAAGGTCACCCTCGTCGACGCGAAGGTGCGGTCGACCCCGGAGGTCGCGGCGAAGACGGTCGGCGAACTGCTGGCCGACCTGGGGGACCCGCTCGCCGGGCAGGACGTCGTCACCCCGGCCGCCGACACGCCGATCGCCGCGAACATGGCCATCAACGTCACCCGGGTCCGCACCGAAGAGGTCACCGAGACCGAGCCGCTCAAGGCGCCGGACAAGGAGACCAAGGACCCGACCGTCATCACCGGCAAGAAGGTCGTCAAGACCCCGGGCAAGCCCGGCACCCAGAACGTCACCTACTCGGTCACCACCGTCAACGGCAAAGAGACCAAGCGCGTCAAGACCGGCGCCACCGAGGTCACCCCGGCCGTCGCCGCCGAGGTGAACGTCGGCACCAAGCCGGGCGCACCTTTCGTCCCCGTCGGATCGGTCTGGGACCAGCTCGTGCAGTGTGAGTCGACCGGCAACTGGGCCATCAACACCGGCAACGGTTTCTTCGGTGGCGTCCAGTTCGACCAGAACACCTGGGACCGCTGGGGCGGACAGGAATTCGCGCCGCGCGCCGATCTCGCCACCCGCGAGGAGCAGATCTTCGTCGCGGAGAAGACCCTCGCCGCCCAGGGCTGGGGCGCGTGGCCGTCCTGCTCGGCGAAGCTGGGTCTTCGGTGA
- a CDS encoding TatD family hydrolase: MSRKPRLPPPDPEPLTPLIDAHTHLAACGGRDREAVAAILDHAQGVGVGAVVTVADDMVDARWAVAAAEWDDRAYAATALHPTHAADLTDETAEELRAMARHPRVVAVGETGLDYYWLGKSDDCASKTQQHESFRWHIDLAKEVGKPLMIHNREADRDLLDVLAAEGAPETVIMHCFSGDEAIARECVERGYVLSFSGTVSFTNATGLQAALRVVPDDQLLVETDAPFLTPHPYRGHPNQSYCLPYTVRAMADMRNTDPQTLAGHLTATAERVYRIALPSV, translated from the coding sequence GTGAGCCGCAAGCCACGTCTGCCGCCTCCGGATCCGGAACCGCTGACCCCGCTGATCGACGCGCACACCCACCTCGCCGCCTGCGGTGGCCGTGACCGCGAGGCTGTCGCGGCGATCCTCGATCACGCGCAGGGCGTCGGCGTCGGCGCGGTGGTCACGGTGGCCGACGACATGGTCGACGCACGCTGGGCCGTGGCGGCCGCGGAATGGGACGACCGTGCCTATGCGGCGACCGCCCTGCACCCGACGCACGCCGCCGATCTGACCGACGAGACGGCCGAGGAACTGCGTGCGATGGCGCGCCACCCGCGGGTCGTCGCGGTCGGGGAAACCGGCCTGGACTACTACTGGCTCGGCAAGTCCGACGACTGCGCGTCGAAAACCCAACAGCACGAATCGTTTCGGTGGCACATCGACCTCGCGAAAGAGGTCGGCAAGCCGCTGATGATCCACAACCGCGAGGCCGATCGCGATCTGCTCGACGTCCTCGCCGCCGAGGGCGCCCCGGAGACGGTGATCATGCACTGCTTCTCCGGCGACGAGGCCATCGCTCGAGAATGCGTGGAGAGGGGCTACGTGCTCAGTTTCTCCGGGACGGTCAGCTTCACCAACGCCACCGGACTGCAGGCCGCCCTGCGGGTCGTCCCCGACGACCAACTCCTCGTCGAGACCGACGCGCCGTTCCTGACCCCGCACCCCTACCGCGGACACCCGAACCAGTCGTATTGCCTGCCGTACACGGTGCGGGCGATGGCCGACATGAGGAACACCGACCCGCAGACACTCGCCGGACATCTCACGGCCACCGCCGAGCGGGTTTACCGGATCGCTTTGCCATCGGTGTAG
- a CDS encoding PhzF family phenazine biosynthesis protein, with protein MTTTRDFAQVDVFASGPISGNPVAVVLDATDLDDQQMAAFARWTNLSETTFVLPPTESSADYRLRIFTPGGELPFAGHPTLGSAHAWLEAGNTPQGDVVVQECGAGLITIRRDGERLAFAAPPLRRSGPVDEATLVDIRAALGLAASDVVASNWVDNGPGWIGLMLTSGERVLEVRPDFTALGAHEVGLIGAYRGGDVGVDYEVRAFAPGDGVPEDPVTGSLNAGFATWLRATGEIPAHYIAAQGTALGRDGRVFVDDDGSRIWVGGASVTTITGMVSL; from the coding sequence ATGACGACCACCCGAGACTTCGCCCAGGTCGACGTCTTCGCATCCGGACCCATCTCCGGCAACCCCGTCGCCGTGGTGCTCGACGCGACCGATCTCGACGATCAGCAGATGGCCGCGTTCGCGCGGTGGACGAACCTGTCGGAGACGACGTTCGTGCTGCCGCCCACCGAATCGTCGGCCGACTACCGGTTACGCATCTTCACCCCGGGCGGCGAGCTCCCGTTCGCCGGTCACCCGACGCTCGGATCTGCGCACGCCTGGCTGGAGGCCGGGAACACCCCGCAGGGTGACGTCGTGGTCCAGGAGTGTGGCGCGGGACTGATCACCATCCGCCGCGACGGCGAGCGGCTCGCGTTCGCTGCGCCCCCGTTGCGTCGGTCGGGTCCGGTGGACGAGGCCACCCTCGTCGACATCCGTGCCGCCCTGGGGCTGGCCGCCTCCGACGTCGTGGCCTCGAACTGGGTGGACAACGGCCCGGGGTGGATCGGACTGATGCTCACCTCGGGCGAGCGCGTGCTGGAGGTCCGACCCGATTTCACCGCCCTCGGCGCTCACGAGGTCGGCCTCATCGGGGCCTACCGCGGAGGCGATGTCGGTGTCGACTACGAGGTCAGGGCCTTCGCGCCCGGTGACGGCGTGCCCGAGGACCCGGTCACCGGGAGTCTGAACGCCGGCTTCGCCACCTGGCTGCGCGCCACCGGGGAGATCCCCGCCCACTACATCGCCGCGCAGGGCACAGCACTGGGCCGCGACGGACGTGTGTTCGTCGACGACGACGGGTCCCGGATCTGGGTCGGCGGGGCCAGTGTGACCACCATCACCGGGATGGTGTCATTGTGA
- a CDS encoding LGFP repeat-containing protein → MRTAMKQRVAAVLTAVSVGSMIATGAAAPASADRLIDGVNVGGRIEQAYLETGGFDRWGGPRSEELRARNNGRFQRFSKDTSFYWNAGVDFGRAHQISGAIRAKWASLNWENGALGYPVTNEFAQGPARVNFFQGGTVYWSAQTGAHQIWGGILSKWRAQGGATSPIGLPIGDEIRLGNTFLQRFQNGVIYFP, encoded by the coding sequence ATGAGAACAGCGATGAAACAGCGTGTGGCTGCGGTACTGACCGCCGTCAGTGTCGGATCCATGATCGCGACCGGAGCAGCTGCACCCGCCTCGGCCGACCGCCTCATCGACGGCGTCAACGTGGGCGGGCGCATCGAACAGGCGTATCTGGAGACCGGTGGATTCGATCGATGGGGCGGCCCCCGCAGCGAAGAGCTGCGAGCGCGCAACAACGGCCGCTTCCAGAGGTTCAGCAAGGACACGTCGTTCTACTGGAACGCCGGCGTCGATTTCGGACGCGCCCACCAGATCAGCGGCGCGATCCGCGCGAAATGGGCTTCGCTGAACTGGGAGAACGGTGCGCTCGGTTACCCGGTGACCAACGAGTTCGCGCAGGGGCCCGCACGTGTGAACTTCTTCCAGGGCGGCACCGTCTACTGGTCGGCGCAGACCGGCGCGCACCAGATCTGGGGCGGAATCTTGTCGAAGTGGCGCGCGCAGGGCGGCGCCACGTCGCCCATCGGACTACCGATCGGCGACGAGATCCGACTCGGCAACACCTTCCTGCAGCGGTTCCAGAACGGGGTGATCTATTTCCCCTGA
- a CDS encoding GNAT family N-acetyltransferase, producing the protein MTIDRLVAPADPELVALLVATVADLNERYPDYDPDPVVAESEYFVARLDGVPVGCVGLRDIGGGRGEIKRMFVATYGRRRGIAARLVTALEERAAERGMSKVVLETGIRQPEAIALYRAIGYTPIDAFGEYATSPLSRCFGKDLVA; encoded by the coding sequence GTGACGATCGACCGTCTCGTCGCTCCGGCCGACCCCGAGCTGGTCGCGCTGCTGGTGGCCACCGTTGCCGACCTCAACGAGCGGTACCCCGACTACGACCCCGACCCGGTGGTCGCCGAGTCCGAGTACTTCGTGGCCCGTCTCGACGGGGTGCCGGTCGGGTGCGTCGGTCTGCGCGACATCGGTGGTGGCCGCGGCGAGATCAAACGGATGTTCGTCGCCACGTACGGCCGTCGACGCGGGATCGCCGCTCGGCTCGTCACCGCGCTCGAGGAGCGGGCAGCCGAGCGTGGGATGTCGAAGGTCGTGCTCGAGACCGGTATCCGCCAGCCCGAGGCGATCGCGCTGTATCGGGCCATCGGCTACACCCCGATCGACGCATTCGGCGAGTACGCGACGAGCCCGCTCAGCCGGTGCTTCGGCAAGGACCTCGTCGCCTGA
- a CDS encoding glycerophosphodiester phosphodiesterase family protein gives MQSFARCRAVFSRRNLRSAIAVVLTVGAVTFGHEAAGSDSASAAPARPGGHRVFDLQAHRGGIGLTTESTIAGFDKALRLGVSTLELDTQVTRDLRVVVSHDRQISGDKCRDTAPAFPSDPQFPYVGKYIRDLTLAQIRTLDCGYRQLPQFPQQQRIAGARIIELRQVFDLIRSRRAWGVHLNIETKVEAGSPEQTMPRELFVARVHQEIVRSGLSRQVTIESFDWGALRVMHRLDPRLPLIALTNKDFLQVGQTGRSPWLGGLDADDFGGDLVRTAKAIPGVTAISPVQGTPQDGTIGDPSFTPYPDARMVADAHRAGLKVIPWTVDDPETMDHFVKLGVDGLITDYPDRLRTVLAANGLALPAPVR, from the coding sequence ATGCAGTCGTTCGCTCGTTGCCGAGCAGTGTTCTCCCGACGCAACCTCCGATCAGCGATCGCCGTGGTACTCACGGTGGGAGCGGTGACGTTCGGCCACGAGGCGGCCGGGTCGGACTCGGCGTCTGCCGCCCCCGCACGACCGGGAGGGCACCGCGTGTTCGATCTCCAGGCGCACCGCGGCGGTATCGGGCTGACCACCGAGTCCACCATCGCCGGCTTCGACAAAGCCCTGCGGCTGGGCGTCAGCACCCTCGAGCTCGACACCCAGGTGACCCGGGATCTGCGGGTGGTCGTCTCGCATGATCGGCAGATCTCCGGTGACAAGTGCCGCGACACCGCCCCGGCGTTCCCGTCGGACCCGCAGTTCCCCTACGTCGGGAAATACATCAGGGACCTGACGCTGGCGCAGATCCGGACACTCGACTGCGGGTACCGACAACTCCCCCAGTTCCCGCAGCAGCAACGCATCGCCGGCGCCCGGATCATCGAGCTGCGCCAGGTGTTCGACCTCATCCGGTCGCGCCGTGCGTGGGGCGTGCACCTGAACATCGAGACCAAGGTCGAGGCGGGATCGCCGGAACAGACGATGCCGCGGGAACTGTTCGTGGCCCGCGTCCATCAGGAGATCGTCCGGTCCGGCCTGTCTCGACAGGTCACGATCGAGAGTTTCGACTGGGGCGCCCTGCGCGTGATGCACCGCCTCGATCCTCGGCTGCCGTTGATCGCGTTGACCAACAAGGACTTCCTGCAGGTCGGTCAGACGGGACGATCGCCGTGGCTCGGCGGGCTCGACGCCGACGATTTCGGTGGCGACCTGGTCCGCACGGCGAAGGCCATCCCGGGGGTCACGGCCATCTCGCCGGTCCAGGGCACACCGCAGGACGGCACGATCGGCGATCCGTCGTTCACGCCCTACCCGGACGCACGCATGGTCGCCGACGCGCACCGCGCCGGGCTGAAGGTCATCCCGTGGACCGTCGACGACCCGGAGACGATGGATCACTTCGTGAAGCTCGGGGTCGACGGACTCATCACCGACTACCCCGATCGCCTGCGCACGGTGCTCGCCGCCAACGGTCTCGCCCTCCCCGCGCCCGTCCGCTGA
- a CDS encoding VOC family protein yields the protein MFEHAAIRIARPCTNLEIAERFYVRGLGFAVLARVAGEGRDEHDLVMVGAPGAAWHIELVGGPNLSVTPTPTAEDLLILYLDAPVDPAVIARIEEAGGRVVSQGKYWDEWGVTVEDPDGYRLVLSTRGWD from the coding sequence ATGTTCGAACACGCCGCGATCCGCATCGCCCGCCCGTGCACCAATCTGGAGATTGCCGAACGCTTCTACGTAAGAGGTCTCGGATTCGCAGTCCTCGCACGTGTTGCCGGCGAGGGGCGCGACGAACACGACCTCGTCATGGTCGGCGCTCCGGGCGCCGCCTGGCACATCGAGTTGGTGGGTGGCCCGAACTTGTCCGTGACACCGACTCCCACCGCGGAGGACCTGTTGATCCTGTACCTCGACGCACCAGTCGACCCCGCCGTGATCGCCCGGATAGAAGAAGCGGGCGGGCGCGTCGTGTCGCAGGGCAAGTACTGGGATGAATGGGGCGTCACAGTCGAGGATCCCGACGGCTACCGGCTGGTCTTGTCCACGCGCGGGTGGGATTGA
- a CDS encoding alpha/beta fold hydrolase has product MSESQLRTGTAHVGDIDIYYEDIGDIAHPPVLLIMGLSAQLTVWPTGFCDVLVDQGYRVIRFDNRDIGLSTHLDGVRVSGSILPRLIKTELGLGSDVPYTVVDMAADAIGVLDYLGIERAHVVGASMGGMIAQVVGGKYPERVSSLAILFSSTLQALLPPPDPRKLLALLSGPGKGATREDYIAGSAKALQTIGSPGYPLSDDEAWELAASYHDRSHDPAGILRQTSAVMGSGSLRRYARKVTAPAVVIHGKADGLMRPSGGKAIAHAISGSKLVLIDGMGHDLPEPLWPQITGELMANFARATTSADAP; this is encoded by the coding sequence ATGAGTGAGAGCCAGCTCCGCACCGGAACCGCCCACGTCGGCGACATCGACATCTACTACGAGGACATCGGCGACATCGCCCATCCGCCCGTGCTGCTGATCATGGGCCTCAGTGCCCAGTTGACGGTCTGGCCGACCGGGTTCTGCGACGTCCTGGTCGATCAGGGCTACCGCGTCATCCGGTTCGACAACCGCGACATCGGCCTGTCGACGCACCTCGACGGCGTCCGCGTCTCGGGCTCGATCCTGCCGCGACTGATCAAGACCGAGCTCGGCCTCGGCAGCGACGTCCCGTACACGGTCGTCGACATGGCGGCCGACGCGATCGGCGTCCTCGACTATCTCGGTATCGAACGCGCACACGTGGTCGGCGCGTCGATGGGCGGCATGATCGCCCAGGTCGTCGGCGGCAAGTACCCCGAGCGGGTGTCCTCGCTGGCGATCCTGTTCTCCTCGACCCTGCAGGCGTTGCTGCCGCCGCCGGACCCCCGCAAGCTGCTCGCACTGCTGTCCGGCCCGGGCAAGGGTGCGACGCGCGAGGACTACATCGCCGGCTCGGCGAAAGCGTTGCAGACCATCGGCAGCCCCGGTTACCCGCTGAGCGACGACGAGGCATGGGAGTTGGCCGCGTCGTACCACGACCGCTCGCACGACCCGGCCGGGATCCTCCGCCAGACCAGCGCGGTGATGGGCAGCGGGAGCCTGCGACGGTACGCACGCAAAGTGACCGCCCCCGCGGTGGTGATCCACGGCAAGGCCGACGGTCTCATGCGTCCCTCCGGCGGCAAGGCCATCGCCCACGCCATCTCCGGATCGAAGCTGGTCCTGATCGACGGCATGGGCCACGACCTGCCCGAGCCGCTGTGGCCACAGATCACCGGCGAGCTCATGGCGAACTTCGCCCGTGCCACCACCTCCGCCGACGCACCGTGA
- a CDS encoding TIGR03668 family PPOX class F420-dependent oxidoreductase, which yields MTDGESRARQRFAQAPVARMATVSDEVLPHLVPVVFAVDGDTVYTAVDGKPKSGAPLRRLGNIAANPNVSLLVDHYDDDWNALWWVRVDGTAQVHHAGVTADRAYALLRAKYAQYETVSLDGPVIAVTVRRRRWWHGRSSP from the coding sequence ATGACCGACGGCGAGTCCCGGGCGCGGCAGCGGTTCGCGCAGGCCCCGGTGGCCCGGATGGCGACGGTGTCCGACGAGGTGCTGCCGCACCTGGTCCCGGTCGTGTTCGCCGTCGACGGGGACACGGTCTACACGGCGGTCGACGGCAAGCCGAAATCCGGGGCACCGCTGCGTCGGCTGGGCAACATCGCCGCGAATCCGAACGTCAGCCTGCTGGTCGACCACTACGACGACGACTGGAACGCACTGTGGTGGGTGCGGGTCGACGGAACCGCGCAGGTACATCACGCCGGGGTGACCGCCGATCGGGCGTACGCACTCCTACGCGCGAAATACGCTCAGTACGAGACGGTCTCGCTCGATGGGCCGGTCATCGCCGTCACGGTGCGTCGGCGGAGGTGGTGGCACGGGCGAAGTTCGCCATGA
- the metG gene encoding methionine--tRNA ligase: protein MAPAAKTPFYVTTAIAYPNGAPHIGHAYEYISADAIARFKRLDGFDVRFLTGTDEHGQKMEQTAAAEGIATRALADRNAAAFRELQLALGSSFDRFIRTTDADHHVASQAIWQRMADNGDIYLDKFAGWYSVRDEAFYTDGDLTVRDDGTRVATETGTPVEWTEEESYFFRLSAYQDKLLAHYESHPDFIGPLTRRNEVASFVRGGLRDLSISRTTFDWGVDVPGDDAHVMYVWVDALTNYLTGAGFPDDTETLEKYWPADLHIIGKDIVRFHCVYWPAFLMSAGIALPKRVFAHGFLFNKGEKMSKSVGNVVDPYALVDEYGLDPLRYFLLREVSYGQDGSYSHDAIVARINADLANELGNLAQRSLSMIGKNFDHVVPTPGEFTADDTALLARADALLARVRGEFDQQALHLALEALWEVLAETNRYISAQEPWKLAKTDLDRTGTVLWICAEVVRIVAILVQPVMPTSGGTLLDLLAIPVENRSFDAIGDRLAAGTTLPAPSPVFPRYDTKKS, encoded by the coding sequence ATGGCACCCGCAGCGAAGACTCCCTTTTATGTGACCACGGCGATCGCCTACCCCAACGGCGCGCCGCACATCGGGCACGCCTACGAGTACATCTCGGCCGACGCCATCGCGCGGTTCAAGCGACTCGACGGCTTCGACGTCCGATTCCTCACCGGCACCGACGAACACGGTCAGAAGATGGAACAGACCGCCGCCGCCGAGGGGATCGCGACCCGCGCTCTCGCCGACCGCAACGCCGCGGCCTTCCGCGAACTGCAGCTCGCACTCGGCAGCAGCTTCGACCGCTTCATCCGCACCACCGACGCCGACCACCACGTCGCGTCGCAGGCGATCTGGCAGCGGATGGCCGACAACGGTGACATCTACCTCGACAAGTTCGCCGGCTGGTACTCGGTGCGTGACGAGGCGTTCTACACCGATGGCGATCTCACCGTCCGCGACGACGGCACCCGCGTGGCCACCGAGACCGGAACGCCGGTCGAGTGGACCGAGGAGGAGTCCTACTTCTTCCGACTGTCGGCCTACCAGGACAAGTTGCTCGCCCACTACGAGTCCCACCCCGACTTCATCGGTCCGCTGACGCGACGCAACGAGGTGGCGAGTTTCGTACGCGGCGGCCTTCGTGACCTGTCGATCTCGCGGACCACCTTCGACTGGGGTGTCGACGTACCCGGTGACGACGCGCACGTGATGTACGTGTGGGTCGACGCGCTGACCAACTACCTCACCGGCGCGGGTTTCCCCGACGACACCGAGACCCTCGAGAAGTACTGGCCCGCCGATCTGCACATCATCGGCAAGGACATCGTCCGGTTCCACTGTGTCTACTGGCCCGCGTTCCTGATGAGTGCGGGTATCGCCCTGCCCAAACGTGTGTTCGCCCATGGCTTCCTGTTCAACAAGGGCGAGAAGATGAGCAAATCGGTCGGCAACGTCGTCGACCCGTACGCGCTCGTCGACGAGTACGGACTCGACCCCCTGCGCTACTTCCTGCTGCGGGAGGTGTCCTACGGCCAGGACGGGTCCTACAGCCACGACGCGATCGTGGCGCGGATCAACGCCGACCTCGCCAACGAGCTCGGCAACCTCGCGCAGCGGTCGCTGTCGATGATCGGCAAGAACTTCGACCACGTCGTACCCACCCCCGGTGAGTTCACCGCAGACGACACCGCGCTGCTCGCGCGGGCCGACGCGTTGCTGGCACGGGTACGCGGCGAATTCGACCAGCAGGCACTGCATCTCGCGCTCGAGGCGCTGTGGGAAGTGCTGGCCGAGACCAACCGGTACATCTCCGCGCAGGAACCGTGGAAGCTGGCCAAGACCGATCTCGATCGCACCGGCACCGTGCTCTGGATCTGCGCCGAGGTCGTGCGGATCGTCGCCATCCTGGTGCAGCCGGTGATGCCGACCTCCGGTGGGACCCTGCTCGACCTGCTCGCGATCCCCGTCGAGAACCGGTCGTTCGACGCGATCGGCGATCGCCTCGCCGCGGGCACCACGCTGCCCGCCCCGTCTCCCGTCTTTCCCCGGTACGACACCAAGAAGAGCTGA